From Solea senegalensis isolate Sse05_10M linkage group LG19, IFAPA_SoseM_1, whole genome shotgun sequence, the proteins below share one genomic window:
- the LOC122785745 gene encoding protein Tob1-like, with protein sequence MQLEIQVALNFIISYLYNKLPRRRVNIFGEELERQLKQKYEGHWYPDKPYKGSGFRCIHVGEKVDPVVEKAAKESGLDIEDVRNNLPQDLSVWIDPFEVSYQIGEKGPVKVLYVDDTNDGGASNGGLDLDKEIKNSFNPDAQVFMPITEPLNPSPGSSSPSPPFGHSAAVSPTFMPRSTQPLTFTTATFAATKFGSTKMKSSGRNNNNNNGCSTTANKVARTSPTNLGLNVNSLLKQKAISTSMHSLYGLGLGAQQQLHQKPSALSPNAKEFVFPSLQGQSSQSALFPGDSSLSLSPLQYNNAFDMFAAYGGLNDKSLMDGLNFSLNNMQYSNQQFQPVMAN encoded by the coding sequence ATGCAGCTTGAGATCCAAGTAGCTCTCAACTTCATTATCTCATACCTGTATAACAAGCTGCCAAGGCGACGGGTCAACATTTTTGGCGAGGAGCTAGAGCGCCAGTTGAAGCAGAAGTATGAGGGACACTGGTACCCAGACAAGCCATATAAAGGTTCAGGATTCAGATGCATTCATGTAGGAGAGAAGGTGGATCCTGTGGTGGAGAAGGCTGCTAAGGAGAGCGGGCTTGACATTGAAGATGTCCGCAACAACCTGCCCCAGGACCTCAGCGTGTGGATTGACCCATTTGAGGTGTCCTACCAGATTGGAGAGAAAGGGCCTGTGAAAGTGCTATATGTTGATGACACCAATGATGGTGGAGCTAGTAATGGTGGGCTTGATCTTGACAAGGAGATCAAGAACAGCTTCAATCCTGATGCACAGGTCTTCATGCCCATCACTGAGCCTTTGAATCCCTCTCCAGGCTCGAGCTCGCCCTCTCCTCCCTTCGGCCACTCGGCAGCAGTTAGTCCCACCTTTATGCCACGCTCCACACAGCCGTTAACCTTCACAACAGCCACCTTTGCTGCCACGAAGTTTGGCTCTACTAAGATGAAGAGCAGTGgacgcaacaacaacaacaacaacggctGCAGTACTACTGCAAACAAGGTGGCACGCACCTCTCCCACCAACCTCGGCCTGAATGTGAACAGTCTCCTAAAACAGAAAGCCATCTCCACCTCCATGCACTCGCTGTACGGGTTGGGCCTCGgagcacagcagcagcttcatcagAAGCCTTCGGCTCTTTCTCCCAATGCTAAAGAGTTTGTGTTCCCCAGCCTGCAGGGCCAGAGCAGCCAGAGTGCTCTCTTTCCCGGGGACAGCTCACTCAGCCTCAGCCCCCTGCAGTACAACAATGCCTTTGACATGTTTGCGGCCTATGGTGGCCTTAACGACAAGTCCCTTATGGATGGCTTGAATTTCAGCTTGAACAACATGCAGTATTCTAACCAGCAATTCCAGCCAGTTATGGCCAACTAG